A window of the Lactuca sativa cultivar Salinas chromosome 7, Lsat_Salinas_v11, whole genome shotgun sequence genome harbors these coding sequences:
- the LOC111879556 gene encoding uncharacterized protein LOC111879556, with the protein MENKSIPQSQSSLGFYGIFRESIKITYRNTKLLLPILLFAFLSLSQLEFYQDYIQVPLLKGYMLEFAQNPRKHHILRRKLDIIAYRGALDDIFEVLFIKQLTIAFSSIIKLFFCVATVSSTYEAYTSKVLGLKDMFLKIRTSWKNALITGFCVFLTYSAIICVYLAAYGITNIVIANSWSYLISRAITISTPFCYLYVTSLLMLSMVVSVLEEGFGGFKAIGRSKELMKGNKIKASVLMVPFVIASSYFHHMIYYGISSDHRLRSTWLAIVIYCTNGLSCLLNLFMFVVYTVFYHERKTSLDQKEVKSLYRPIASGEAYALLNCCCDIFRILDSSLFYFVREPTDQNRDGKEKRENRG; encoded by the exons ATGGAGAACAAATCCATCCCTCAATCCCAATCTTCTTTAGGGTTCTATGGAATCTTCAGGGAGTCTATCAAAATCACATACAGAAACACGAAGCTACTGCTTCCAATCCTACTTTTTGCGTTTCTTTCATTATCCCAGTTAGAATTTTATCAGGACTACATACAAGTACCTCTTCTTAAAGGTTATATGTTGGAGTTCGCACAAAACCCAAGGAAGCATCATATCCTCCGTCGTAAACTTGATATAATTGCTTATCGAGGTGCACTTGACGACATATTTGAGGTTCTTTTTATCAAACAGTTGACCATAGCCTTTTCTTCTATCATAAAGCTCTTTTTTTGTGTTGCCACTGTTTCGTCTACATATGAAGCTTACACTTCCAAAGTATTAGGCCTCAAAGACATGTTCTTGAAAATAAGAACGAGCTGGAAAAATGCATTAATCACTGGCTTTTGCGTGTTCTTAACCTATTCAGCCATTATTTGTGTTTACCTTGCTGCTTACGGCATAACCAACATCGTGATTGCAAATTCATGGTCATATTTGATTTCAAGAGCTATCACTATTTCAACCCCATTTTGCTACTTATACGTGACTTCCCTTTTGATGTTAAGTATGGTTGTTTCAGTGTTAGAAGAAGGTTTTGGTGGTTTTAAAGCAATAGGAAGATCCAAGGAACTAATGAAAGGAAATAAGATAAAAGCTTCGGTGTTGATGGTTCCTTTTGTTATTGCAAGTTCTTATTTTCATCATATGATTTATTATGGTATTTCAAGCGATCATCGATTGAGGAGCACATGGCTGGCTATTGTGATTTATTGCACAAACGGATTGAGTTGCTTGTTGAACCTCTTTATGTTTGTCGTGTATACTGTCTTCTACCATGAACGGAAAACAAGTCTTGACCAGAAGGAAGTAAAAAGTCTTTATCGTCCCATTGCTTCTGGTGAAGCTTA TGCTTTACTCAACTGCTGTTGTGACATTTTCCGTATTCTAGATAGTTCATTATTCTATTTTGT ACGTGAACCCACAGATCAAAACAGGGACGGAAAAGAAAAACGTGAAAACAGGGGATAA